The proteins below come from a single Candidozyma auris chromosome 3, complete sequence genomic window:
- the EHT1 gene encoding medium-chain fatty acid ethyl ester synthase/esterase: MSFLNWGFRATLKLHTSKPEESIKINNSKTLYDFVHNNVPTINPNKKLWLNPLLFNGTLQTLYYALHKSEDKFQVYYGRELFKYKDGGQASLDWVIPKPESREHFRFLYEETIPEDSPKLHPRTRFFTEEELEERQNPKDRDSREPICVVLHGLAGGSHEPLIRNLGEDLKRHTSPNWDVVVINSRGCCRTKITTDRLFSAFSTDDVKDVLVELRRRYPHRPIYGVGFSFGACILANLLGSGDAEVQDLIKAAVFIGCPWDLSDSAYHVDSSLTGRKVLNPGLTNFLNKLIKSNKQELQSYNPEFFTDERIEQAKRALKTFEWDNTFTCKTVGFSNAFEYYREGSPLRRIHKIKTPVLAINSTDDPAVSVRLPIHDVESNPHLALVESDLGGHLGFVKYSGEFWCVEAADEFINKFEEATRGN, translated from the coding sequence ATGAGTTTTCTTAATTGGGGCTTTCGAGCCACTCTCAAGCTCCACACATCAAAGCCAGAGGAGTCCATaaaaatcaacaactccaaAACCCTCTACGACTTTGTCCACAACAATGTGCCCACGATAAATCcgaacaagaagctttggTTGAATCCTCTCTTGTTCAATGGCACGCTCCAGACGCTATACTACGCCTTGCATAAGAGCGAAGACAAGTTTCAAGTGTACTATGGCCGTGAATTGTTCAAGTACAAAGATGGCGGCCAGGCTTCCTTAGACTGGGTGATCCCCAAGCCAGAGTCAAGGGAACACTTTAGATTTCTCTACGAGGAGACAATCCCCGAGGATTCTCCAAAGCTTCATCCTAGAACGAGGTTCTTCAcggaagaagaacttgaggAGAGGCAGAACCCCAAAGACAGAGACTCGAGGGAGCCTATTTGTGTGGTTCTTCATGGCCTTGCTGGAGGGTCTCACGAACCGTTGATTCGTAACTTGGGCGAGGACTTGAAGCGCCACACAAGCCCCAACTGGGACGTTGTTGTGATCAATTCCCGTGGATGTTGCAGAACGAAGATCACCACCGACAGACTTTTCAGTGCATTTTCGACGGATGATGTCAAAGACGTTCTTGTGGAGTTGCGCAGACGGTACCCACACAGACCGATTTATGGAGTtgggttttcttttggtgcTTGTattttggccaatttgTTGGGCAGTGGCGACGCAGAAGTGCAAGATCTCATCAAGGCTGCTGTGTTCATTGGGTGCCCATGGGACCTTTCAGACAGCGCCTACCACGTAGACAGTTCGCTCACGGGTCGCAAAGTGCTCAATCCAGGCTtgaccaattttttgaacaagcttATCAAATCCAACAAGCAAGAGCTCCAGAGCTACAACCCTGAGTTTTTCACCGACGAGCGCATCGAGCAGGCGAAACGGGCATTGAAGACATTTGAGTGGGACAACACCTTCACGTGTAAGACAGTGGGGTTCTCCAACGCCTTTGAGTACTACAGAGAAGGGTCGCCTTTGCGTAGAATCCACAAGATCAAGACCCCCGTGCTTGCCATCAATTCTACGGACGACCCAGCGGTTTCAGTGCGTTTACCCATTCACGACGTCGAGAGCAACCCTCACTTGGCATTGGTGGAGTCGGACTTGGGCGGCCATCTTGGGTTTGTCAAATACTCTGGAGAATTTTGGTGTGTGGAGGCTGCCGAcgagttcatcaacaagtttgAAGAGGCCACCAGGGGAAACTAG